A window from Sphingobacterium hotanense encodes these proteins:
- a CDS encoding NAD(P)-dependent oxidoreductase, whose amino-acid sequence MNILIVDDLHEVFLEKLDQAKIPYNYQPDITREKAEQLIPEYEGLVIRSKFQVDADFIDLGSRLKLIGRAGAGMDNIDEAYAGSKSIALFSANDGNKDAVGEHMIGMLLSLMNNFRRGDQEVRSEKWLREENRGYELKGRTVAIIGYGHNGQAMAKKLSGFEVNVIAYDKYKTGFSDQYAREVSMEEVVKLADVLSFHIPLTRETKGMVDEEYLFHFRKPIFFLMGARGGIAQIPAVLKYLDQGKILGAAFDVLPIEKFPSLAEQAWYKDLISRDNVLLSPHVAGWTFESYYKLSSVLAEKMIAYIKK is encoded by the coding sequence ATGAATATTCTAATCGTCGATGACCTTCATGAAGTCTTCTTAGAAAAATTAGACCAAGCAAAGATTCCTTATAACTATCAACCTGATATTACCCGCGAAAAAGCCGAGCAGCTGATTCCCGAATACGAGGGATTAGTCATCCGCTCGAAGTTTCAGGTAGATGCTGATTTTATCGACCTAGGCAGCAGGCTCAAGCTTATTGGCCGCGCCGGAGCCGGGATGGATAATATCGACGAAGCATATGCCGGCAGCAAAAGCATCGCTTTGTTCAGTGCCAACGACGGCAATAAGGATGCTGTAGGTGAGCACATGATCGGTATGTTACTATCATTAATGAATAACTTCCGCCGTGGCGACCAGGAAGTTCGTTCGGAAAAATGGTTGCGTGAAGAAAATCGTGGATATGAACTCAAAGGACGTACAGTCGCGATCATAGGATATGGACATAACGGACAGGCCATGGCAAAGAAACTATCCGGCTTTGAGGTCAATGTCATTGCCTACGATAAATACAAAACTGGCTTCTCCGACCAATATGCCCGCGAGGTCTCTATGGAGGAAGTAGTTAAATTGGCCGATGTCCTGAGCTTCCACATCCCCTTAACAAGAGAAACAAAAGGCATGGTAGACGAGGAATACTTGTTCCATTTCCGTAAGCCAATCTTCTTCCTCATGGGAGCACGTGGTGGCATAGCACAGATACCGGCGGTATTGAAATATTTAGATCAAGGCAAAATATTAGGAGCAGCATTCGACGTATTGCCGATTGAAAAATTCCCCTCGCTAGCCGAACAAGCTTGGTACAAAGATCTTATCAGCCGAGACAATGTATTGTTAAGTCCGCATGTCGCAGGCTGGACATTCGAAAGCTATTATAAGCTTTCGAGCGTCTTGGCAGAAAAAATGATCGCTTACATCAAAAAGTAA
- a CDS encoding IS110 family RNA-guided transposase produces the protein MEKFCGLDVHKDSVFMCILSENNEKYEEVFKTLTPDLERLRDTLVDHGVGLVAMESTSIYWYPLWNILESDFDVKLVNPLFIKQVPGRKSDVKDAEWIATVLMKDLIKGSFVPPSIIQQLRLYNRKITKLNKQLRRSEQEMDEMLQRCNIRLSNYVSDIGCKSMKKVVQAIAKNHLNPDYLLSLVHARIVRKSGAETIRASLTGTFTSVDIEILRMIVEDINFHHDQLEFCKKELLKLCYQHFNLQMELLVTIPGVKEHAAACIISEIGTDMKFFTSATALVGWTGLRPRNDQSAGKIKGRKTLHGNKYLRLMLVQCAWGASRTKGSAFMARYQRFRKRMHHNKALIANARKLLVIIWNILAKKEPYFAQAI, from the coding sequence ATGGAAAAATTTTGTGGTCTTGATGTACATAAAGATAGTGTTTTTATGTGCATTCTAAGTGAAAACAACGAAAAGTATGAAGAGGTTTTTAAGACTTTAACCCCTGACCTTGAACGGCTTCGTGACACGCTTGTTGATCATGGTGTCGGACTTGTTGCCATGGAGAGCACCAGTATCTATTGGTACCCGTTATGGAATATTCTAGAATCGGATTTTGATGTTAAATTGGTCAATCCACTGTTCATCAAGCAGGTTCCTGGAAGGAAGTCCGATGTCAAGGATGCCGAGTGGATCGCTACGGTTTTGATGAAGGATCTGATTAAAGGGAGCTTTGTTCCTCCTAGCATCATCCAACAATTGCGGCTTTACAACCGTAAGATTACCAAGCTCAACAAACAATTGCGTCGCAGTGAACAGGAAATGGATGAGATGCTTCAAAGATGCAACATCCGTTTGAGTAATTACGTCTCTGATATCGGCTGCAAGTCCATGAAGAAAGTTGTTCAGGCTATCGCTAAGAATCATTTGAACCCGGATTATTTATTGAGCTTGGTCCATGCTCGGATTGTTAGGAAAAGCGGCGCGGAAACGATCCGAGCTTCGCTTACAGGAACATTCACTTCAGTAGACATCGAGATATTGAGGATGATCGTGGAGGATATCAATTTCCACCATGATCAGCTCGAATTCTGCAAGAAAGAGTTACTGAAGCTATGCTATCAGCATTTCAATCTTCAAATGGAACTATTGGTGACCATACCTGGAGTGAAAGAGCACGCAGCTGCCTGTATCATTTCTGAAATAGGGACGGACATGAAATTCTTTACATCGGCAACAGCCTTAGTAGGCTGGACCGGTCTTAGACCGCGGAACGACCAAAGTGCGGGTAAGATTAAAGGAAGAAAGACCCTACACGGAAATAAATATCTTCGCTTGATGCTCGTACAATGTGCTTGGGGAGCATCCAGAACAAAGGGAAGCGCTTTTATGGCGCGATATCAACGATTCAGAAAAAGAATGCACCACAACAAAGCGCTTATAGCAAATGCTAGAAAGCTGTTGGTGATAATTTGGAACATATTAGCCAAAAAGGAACCCTATTTTGCCCAAGCAATCTAG
- the acs gene encoding acetate--CoA ligase, whose product MSFQIKSFEAYQDAYKKSVEQPEAFWAEIADNFFWKRKWTNVLDWNFNEPKIKWFEGGKLNITENCLDRHIYLNGDKPAIIWEPNDPNEAHRILSYKQLLQKVEQFANVLKNNNIRKGDRVCIYLPMVPELVIAVLACARIGAIHSVVFGGFSAQSIADRINDAECKLVITADGGFRGKKVLELKTIVDDALMQCKSVEKVIVLTRSRTPISMIKGRDVWWEDEIKKVETQGNPACPAEEMDAEDVLFILYTSGSTGKPKGVVHTTAGYMVYTGYTFANTFQYQPGEVYFCTADIGWITGHSYIVYGPLSQGATSLMFEGIPTFPDAGRYWDIVDKHKVNIIYTAPTALRSLMAFGDEYVENKDLSSLRVLGSVGEPINQEAWEWYHNKVGKGKCPIADTWWQTENGGHLITPIAGITPEIPGYAMLPLPGVQPTLMDENGEEIQGNDVSGNLCIKFPWPGMLRTTWGDHERCKQTYFSTYENMYFTGDGCYRSPEGYYRITGRVDDVLNVSGHRIGTAEVENAINMHADVVESAIVGYPHPVKGQGIYAYVIANHHIDAEKTRQDILQTVQRIIGAIAKPDIIQFVQDLPKTRSGKIMRRILRKIAEGELNNLGDTSTLQDPTVVDAIIKGAEEFRSQS is encoded by the coding sequence ATGAGTTTTCAAATTAAATCTTTTGAGGCGTATCAAGATGCCTATAAGAAGAGTGTAGAACAACCTGAAGCATTCTGGGCAGAGATTGCCGACAACTTCTTTTGGAAGAGAAAATGGACGAATGTTCTTGACTGGAATTTCAATGAGCCAAAGATCAAATGGTTCGAAGGTGGAAAATTAAACATCACCGAGAACTGTTTAGATCGTCATATCTATTTGAACGGTGATAAGCCTGCTATTATTTGGGAACCTAACGACCCGAACGAAGCACACCGTATATTATCTTACAAGCAATTGCTACAGAAGGTAGAGCAGTTTGCGAATGTACTGAAGAACAACAACATCCGCAAAGGTGATCGTGTATGTATCTACTTACCGATGGTTCCTGAGCTTGTTATTGCTGTCCTTGCTTGTGCACGTATAGGCGCCATCCATTCGGTGGTATTCGGTGGATTCTCCGCACAGTCAATCGCCGACCGTATCAACGATGCGGAATGTAAATTGGTGATCACTGCAGATGGCGGTTTCCGTGGCAAGAAAGTGTTGGAACTGAAAACTATCGTAGATGACGCCTTGATGCAATGCAAGTCTGTAGAAAAAGTAATCGTATTGACTCGCTCACGCACGCCTATCTCCATGATTAAAGGACGTGATGTATGGTGGGAAGATGAGATCAAAAAAGTAGAAACGCAAGGCAATCCTGCTTGTCCGGCAGAAGAAATGGATGCAGAGGATGTATTGTTCATTCTTTACACATCCGGATCGACCGGAAAACCAAAAGGTGTGGTGCATACGACTGCAGGATATATGGTCTATACCGGCTATACTTTTGCTAATACTTTCCAGTACCAACCAGGCGAAGTTTATTTCTGTACAGCAGATATCGGATGGATCACCGGTCATAGCTACATTGTCTACGGTCCATTATCGCAAGGAGCAACTTCATTAATGTTTGAAGGTATTCCGACCTTCCCTGACGCTGGTCGCTACTGGGATATCGTCGATAAGCATAAAGTAAATATTATTTATACCGCACCAACTGCCCTACGTTCGTTAATGGCATTTGGCGATGAGTATGTAGAAAATAAAGACCTTTCTTCGCTGCGTGTCTTAGGATCCGTTGGTGAGCCTATCAACCAAGAAGCGTGGGAATGGTATCATAACAAAGTCGGCAAAGGTAAATGTCCGATTGCCGATACTTGGTGGCAAACGGAGAATGGCGGTCATTTGATCACTCCTATTGCAGGTATTACCCCTGAAATTCCAGGTTATGCAATGTTGCCATTGCCGGGAGTACAACCTACCTTGATGGATGAAAACGGTGAAGAAATTCAAGGCAATGATGTGTCGGGTAACTTATGTATCAAGTTCCCATGGCCAGGTATGCTACGCACCACTTGGGGAGACCACGAGCGTTGTAAACAGACTTATTTCTCAACCTACGAGAATATGTACTTCACCGGGGATGGCTGTTACCGCAGCCCGGAAGGTTATTACCGTATTACGGGCCGTGTGGATGATGTATTGAACGTATCGGGACACCGTATCGGTACTGCCGAAGTTGAAAACGCCATCAACATGCACGCCGACGTAGTAGAATCAGCAATCGTAGGCTATCCGCACCCTGTTAAAGGCCAAGGCATCTACGCTTACGTCATCGCGAACCACCATATCGACGCCGAAAAAACACGTCAAGATATCTTACAGACCGTTCAACGTATTATCGGAGCGATCGCAAAACCAGATATCATCCAATTCGTGCAAGACTTACCAAAAACAAGATCCGGCAAGATTATGCGCCGAATCCTGAGAAAAATCGCCGAAGGCGAATTGAACAACCTCGGAGATACATCGACCCTACAAGATCCAACCGTAGTGGACGCGATTATCAAAGGAGCAGAAGAATTCAGATCGCAATCGTAA
- a CDS encoding metallophosphoesterase: MNKLPRPMLGLILGLLIFALPTFAQQAYVKPKLSNPDSWSFVLIPDPQTYMKFERNLGTFHTMISWIKENKDSLNTQFVLCTGDLVEQNDLLNPNGKQANQTSKQQWTSISSAFHRLNGLVPYVLATGNHDYGHVSAEYRATQYDKYFSVEQNPLNAAAIREVGPNLNGASTGVNAVYEFKTPHQQKLLVMVLEFAPRNEVVEWAKKTLDQPKYADHSVFLLTHTYLNRDSKHMPREGYKIEDANYGEALFEKLVKPSKNIRMVFSGHIGAPDNWGGHLGFREDKNAAGKSVVQMAFNAQAMGGGWHGNGGDGWLRYLEFLPDGKTVKVKTFSPLFAISPATRHLAFERSATQEFEFKL; encoded by the coding sequence ATGAATAAACTACCTAGACCTATGCTTGGCCTCATTCTGGGCCTTTTAATCTTTGCATTGCCAACTTTCGCACAGCAAGCCTATGTAAAACCGAAGCTTTCAAATCCCGACTCTTGGTCATTTGTCTTGATCCCGGATCCACAAACCTATATGAAGTTTGAACGAAACCTCGGAACCTTTCATACCATGATTTCCTGGATTAAGGAAAATAAGGACTCTTTGAATACGCAATTCGTCCTATGTACCGGTGATCTCGTGGAGCAAAACGATTTGCTGAACCCTAACGGCAAGCAAGCAAATCAGACAAGCAAGCAGCAGTGGACAAGCATCAGCTCTGCCTTCCATCGCTTGAATGGACTGGTACCTTATGTTCTCGCTACAGGAAATCATGACTACGGACATGTGAGCGCCGAATATCGCGCTACCCAATACGATAAATATTTCTCCGTGGAACAAAATCCACTTAATGCAGCCGCAATCCGCGAGGTGGGACCAAATCTTAATGGAGCATCAACCGGGGTGAATGCTGTTTACGAATTTAAGACCCCACATCAGCAAAAGTTATTGGTCATGGTCCTGGAGTTCGCTCCTCGAAACGAAGTCGTTGAATGGGCTAAAAAGACCTTAGATCAACCAAAATACGCCGACCATAGCGTTTTCCTATTGACCCACACCTATCTAAACAGAGATAGCAAACATATGCCTAGAGAAGGCTACAAGATTGAAGACGCAAATTACGGCGAAGCCCTTTTCGAGAAACTTGTAAAACCTTCTAAAAACATTCGTATGGTATTCTCAGGGCATATCGGCGCACCAGATAACTGGGGCGGCCACTTGGGCTTCCGCGAAGACAAGAATGCCGCAGGCAAGTCGGTCGTACAGATGGCATTTAACGCCCAAGCAATGGGTGGCGGATGGCATGGCAACGGCGGCGACGGCTGGCTTCGTTATCTTGAATTCCTCCCAGACGGCAAAACCGTAAAAGTGAAAACATTCTCGCCACTCTTCGCCATTTCCCCCGCAACAAGACACCTAGCTTTCGAAAGAAGCGCAACACAGGAGTTTGAGTTTAAACTGTGA
- a CDS encoding DUF4302 domain-containing protein has product MLAKFKEGKVELASELTTNKVNAGTSQTSTYTFVSDNGPVLSFDS; this is encoded by the coding sequence ATGCTTGCCAAGTTTAAAGAAGGTAAGGTGGAATTAGCATCTGAGCTGACTACAAATAAAGTGAACGCGGGGACTTCCCAAACTTCGACTTACACTTTTGTTTCTGACAATGGTCCAGTTTTGAGTTTTGATAGTTAA
- a CDS encoding IS110 family RNA-guided transposase yields the protein MAVSGLPFILDRGCGLDVHKDTVVATIKGSDFDTETKTFLTFTDDLYDLVQWLQSHSITQVAMESTGVYWRPVYAVLEDYFHILLVNARHIKNVPGQKTDKKDSEWISKLLLSGLLKGSFIPAQHIRELRELYRHRRKLIAMRTAEKNRLQNILESANVKLRSVVSDVFGVSAMEMVRSMAKGQSDPLLLASMAKGSLVKKHAELIKALTGKVTDHHRFMLTLILQSIDHINLQIAQSEAQMEQYARIMYRELELLETIPGVSSKVALGIVSEIGTDMTQFATHQNLSSWAGVCPGNNESAGKKYSSRTTHGNKYLKTTLVEAAWVASRSKANPLLAVKHHQIAARRGHKKATIAIAHKILTAAYHVLRDMEPYQLHPQDIKILENRRLKRIDRLQKQLSTLKNTSYK from the coding sequence ATGGCTGTCAGCGGATTACCCTTTATTCTTGATCGTGGCTGTGGACTGGATGTCCATAAAGACACAGTAGTTGCTACCATTAAAGGTAGTGATTTTGATACAGAGACAAAAACCTTCTTAACTTTTACGGATGACCTGTATGATTTAGTGCAATGGCTTCAATCCCATTCCATTACACAGGTTGCCATGGAGAGCACCGGTGTTTACTGGCGACCGGTTTACGCGGTTTTGGAAGATTACTTTCACATTTTGTTGGTCAATGCCCGCCACATCAAGAATGTTCCGGGGCAGAAGACCGATAAGAAGGATAGCGAATGGATCTCCAAACTGCTTCTTTCCGGTCTACTGAAGGGTAGCTTCATTCCAGCACAACATATCCGGGAGCTCAGGGAGCTCTACCGACATAGACGCAAGCTGATCGCGATGCGGACTGCAGAAAAGAACCGGTTGCAGAACATCCTTGAATCTGCCAACGTCAAACTGCGGAGCGTGGTCAGCGACGTATTCGGTGTAAGCGCCATGGAAATGGTCCGATCCATGGCTAAAGGTCAGAGCGATCCTTTGCTGTTGGCAAGCATGGCCAAGGGTTCACTGGTCAAGAAACACGCAGAACTGATTAAAGCACTTACTGGCAAGGTCACAGATCACCACCGCTTCATGTTGACCCTTATACTGCAATCCATCGATCATATCAATCTACAAATAGCACAATCAGAGGCTCAGATGGAACAGTACGCAAGGATCATGTATCGGGAGCTGGAACTACTGGAGACTATTCCGGGAGTGTCTTCCAAAGTAGCATTAGGAATCGTCTCAGAGATCGGTACGGACATGACCCAATTTGCAACACATCAGAACCTTTCCTCATGGGCTGGTGTTTGCCCGGGCAACAATGAGAGTGCAGGAAAAAAGTATTCCTCCAGAACAACACATGGAAATAAGTATCTCAAGACGACGCTCGTAGAGGCCGCATGGGTAGCTTCTAGATCCAAGGCCAATCCCTTACTTGCAGTCAAGCATCACCAGATCGCTGCCCGAAGAGGACATAAGAAGGCGACAATAGCCATTGCACATAAGATATTGACCGCTGCATACCATGTGCTGAGGGACATGGAACCCTATCAATTACATCCCCAGGATATAAAAATACTGGAAAATAGAAGACTTAAAAGAATTGACAGATTACAGAAACAATTGAGTACCCTGAAGAACACGTCTTATAAATAA
- a CDS encoding RNA polymerase sigma factor has translation MYQQHVDALYSYGLNLGYSPDDVQDSIHDLFVNIYNKRGRYTAVKNVKVYLFIALKNTLLNRSPKMATVTLNPEEHDSGEASVEEFWIASESEGDSREMLKRGIAQLSRRQKQVLYFRYYKTMSFKEIAEHLHINPQSAKNLAQSAVKKLRAFLMMILILAFLIEPEWRL, from the coding sequence GTGTACCAACAACATGTTGACGCACTATATTCCTATGGTCTGAACCTTGGATACAGTCCGGATGATGTTCAGGATAGTATTCACGATTTATTTGTTAATATTTATAATAAGCGCGGTCGTTACACGGCCGTAAAAAATGTAAAGGTTTATCTCTTCATTGCTTTAAAGAACACGTTGTTGAATCGAAGCCCTAAGATGGCGACAGTTACCTTGAATCCGGAGGAACATGACAGCGGTGAAGCAAGCGTTGAAGAATTCTGGATTGCCTCGGAATCGGAAGGCGATTCGCGCGAAATGCTGAAACGAGGTATTGCACAATTGAGCAGACGGCAGAAACAAGTGTTATATTTTCGGTATTATAAAACCATGAGTTTTAAAGAAATTGCTGAACATCTGCATATCAACCCCCAATCTGCAAAGAACCTGGCCCAGTCGGCGGTCAAGAAATTAAGAGCATTTTTGATGATGATCTTGATTTTAGCCTTCCTCATAGAACCCGAGTGGCGGCTATAA
- a CDS encoding DUF4302 domain-containing protein, with product MIVNPILHYYSEASPSSPDGLGGDYEFIMESVTAEKIVMRGKKFGNTIVMRPLGEEKDFVAYVNEVKELKNIFSKLMRFDIQTAGGTTGGAINLDQSKWYNTESPDEVTYYAVSDEGIDLQFSVTLDGKEYDSFIFNKDTKTFQARGNSAITIKSVRLEYADIPGSYKLTYISNRGSKSEIVTIAAKEEGKSYTLTSETFIRPIQLDYENGNLIFKPQNLGRTPDGSSGNLWLTVGYEMNLLGYISQTYQNTPEHIMGGLWMQGTREKPSLTVMSQYTKPGIFGASPMKFLGLHKIVGSTKTFYDNKDGVNFLYNIKLVKQ from the coding sequence TTGATAGTTAACCCTATTCTTCATTATTATTCAGAGGCTTCACCATCCTCTCCGGATGGACTAGGTGGAGATTATGAATTTATTATGGAGTCCGTAACGGCGGAAAAAATTGTAATGCGTGGCAAGAAATTCGGCAATACCATCGTAATGCGTCCTCTTGGTGAGGAGAAGGACTTCGTAGCGTATGTGAATGAAGTTAAAGAATTGAAAAACATCTTCAGCAAATTGATGCGTTTTGATATTCAAACTGCTGGTGGAACTACTGGTGGAGCAATTAACTTGGATCAAAGCAAGTGGTACAACACGGAGAGTCCAGATGAAGTAACATATTATGCAGTTTCTGACGAAGGTATTGATTTGCAATTCTCGGTGACTCTAGATGGTAAAGAGTACGATAGTTTTATCTTCAATAAGGATACAAAAACCTTCCAAGCTAGGGGAAATAGTGCTATCACAATTAAAAGTGTCCGCTTAGAATATGCAGATATTCCAGGTAGTTACAAGTTAACTTATATCAGTAATCGTGGTTCAAAGAGCGAGATTGTTACTATAGCAGCAAAAGAAGAGGGTAAGTCCTATACGCTGACGTCTGAGACATTTATTCGCCCTATTCAGTTAGACTATGAAAATGGTAACTTAATTTTCAAGCCACAAAATTTAGGTAGAACGCCAGATGGTTCTTCGGGTAACTTGTGGTTGACGGTGGGTTACGAGATGAATCTATTAGGTTACATCAGCCAAACTTACCAAAACACTCCAGAACACATTATGGGAGGTTTATGGATGCAAGGTACGCGTGAGAAACCGTCATTAACGGTTATGTCTCAATATACTAAGCCAGGTATTTTTGGTGCATCGCCGATGAAATTTTTAGGCTTACATAAGATCGTTGGAAGCACAAAAACATTTTATGATAATAAGGATGGGGTAAACTTCCTTTACAATATTAAACTCGTTAAGCAATAA
- a CDS encoding BACON domain-containing protein, whose product MRNLFKYIFFLGVMATVMVSCKKDNSAPELSVVETKLGTGPLENKGTIQLSSADYTASVEDAWCKIQQDGNIIHITVEQNDDKTNRSTLIHITSNDGKKLVVPITQRGLLFDINSPIKDLNYSFKGGVKKINIISNVDYKVEFDQDWLSYKVEGDTLYITADSYQPADKNTKRTAKATIIYGTDEAVLDLTQLNILSYEEFLGPGRLSFIDNATVNETYRKTLSVNIVEKVNGSVFTVLTGPIATLSNRSIKIDVTYNPDGSIQINSGQLLFEDYYDERSKEINTNKLVRVYGMMYNIAAKAYSSNFDPLLKAIAESSPTAMVYSFNAFNKWNNGSPLEILYREYAADGMAFPAYKLNTTTISRFTNIPPYVYMLGMRLEK is encoded by the coding sequence ATGAGAAATTTATTTAAATACATTTTCTTTTTAGGCGTCATGGCTACGGTCATGGTATCCTGCAAGAAGGATAATTCTGCCCCTGAATTGTCTGTTGTTGAGACAAAATTGGGAACTGGGCCCCTAGAAAATAAAGGGACGATTCAGCTAAGTTCAGCAGATTACACGGCAAGTGTCGAAGATGCTTGGTGTAAAATTCAGCAAGATGGAAACATCATTCACATCACAGTTGAACAGAACGACGATAAGACCAATCGATCAACGCTGATACACATCACATCGAATGATGGCAAAAAGCTAGTTGTTCCGATTACTCAGAGAGGGCTATTGTTCGACATCAACTCACCGATTAAAGATTTGAATTATTCATTCAAAGGAGGGGTTAAGAAAATCAATATCATCAGTAACGTCGATTATAAGGTGGAATTTGATCAGGATTGGTTAAGCTATAAGGTGGAAGGAGATACCCTCTATATCACAGCGGATAGCTATCAGCCTGCTGACAAAAACACGAAACGTACGGCGAAAGCGACAATCATCTACGGTACTGACGAGGCCGTTTTAGATCTTACACAGCTGAATATTTTGTCTTATGAAGAATTCCTCGGCCCTGGTCGTTTATCATTTATCGATAACGCCACGGTCAATGAAACTTATCGTAAAACTTTGTCGGTAAATATTGTCGAGAAAGTTAATGGTTCTGTGTTTACGGTATTGACCGGACCAATAGCAACGCTTAGCAACAGATCTATTAAGATTGACGTCACGTATAATCCAGATGGGTCGATTCAGATTAATTCGGGTCAATTGCTGTTTGAAGACTACTATGATGAAAGATCGAAAGAGATTAACACGAACAAATTAGTTCGAGTTTATGGTATGATGTATAATATTGCTGCTAAGGCGTATAGCTCAAATTTTGACCCTTTGTTGAAGGCAATAGCTGAATCTTCACCTACGGCTATGGTTTATAGTTTTAATGCATTCAATAAATGGAACAATGGTTCTCCACTTGAGATTTTATACAGAGAATACGCTGCAGACGGCATGGCGTTTCCAGCTTATAAGTTGAATACAACAACGATCAGTAGGTTTACCAACATCCCTCCATATGTTTATATGCTAGGGATGCGTTTAGAAAAGTAA
- a CDS encoding UbiA prenyltransferase family protein has product MQERALKYIRATYHFFVHSNLLIALAAVAQCALTYYVLDFDINPAILWIEGTTTLLLYNLSLYLSKPANPQQSPYLRTRWVFKYEWLLWLNSILAVFLLIYALLQIHPYTFYYLAFVGLVSMAYAVPFLRINGQRRGLRSVPGLKLFYIALVWSLSSVGLPVVELYVEGATIDWFMANYLGLVKILFLLICTLPFDIRDMEQDTHYNLKTVPTMLGEPAAINLAYILGIAHLFLIAFSPYSIPVKAGMLLTTLLILVLMKSVVFTSKRNYHTVYLLDLALIVQWFLVFLFRLS; this is encoded by the coding sequence TTGCAAGAAAGAGCATTGAAATACATCCGAGCGACATATCATTTTTTCGTCCACAGCAATCTTTTGATTGCCCTTGCTGCGGTGGCTCAATGCGCGCTGACGTATTACGTGCTGGACTTCGATATTAACCCGGCTATTCTATGGATAGAAGGGACCACTACGCTCTTGCTGTATAACTTGAGTTTATATCTTTCGAAACCGGCGAATCCTCAGCAATCGCCATATTTAAGAACACGTTGGGTATTTAAGTATGAGTGGTTATTGTGGTTGAACAGTATATTGGCTGTTTTCTTACTTATCTATGCTCTTTTACAAATCCATCCTTATACCTTTTACTATTTAGCCTTCGTCGGCTTGGTCAGTATGGCTTATGCAGTTCCGTTTCTTCGGATCAATGGACAGCGGCGCGGCCTGCGTTCGGTGCCAGGGCTCAAGCTCTTCTACATTGCATTGGTATGGTCGCTCAGCAGTGTGGGCTTGCCCGTCGTCGAGCTTTACGTGGAAGGAGCGACAATAGACTGGTTTATGGCGAATTATTTGGGCTTGGTGAAGATACTATTTCTCCTGATCTGCACCCTTCCATTTGATATTCGCGATATGGAACAGGATACCCATTATAATCTAAAGACCGTGCCCACGATGTTAGGCGAACCTGCTGCAATTAATCTAGCCTATATTCTTGGGATTGCACACTTATTTTTGATCGCCTTTTCGCCATACAGCATTCCGGTAAAGGCAGGGATGTTACTTACCACGCTGCTAATATTGGTGCTGATGAAATCTGTTGTTTTTACAAGTAAACGCAACTACCATACGGTCTATTTATTGGATTTAGCACTTATTGTGCAATGGTTTTTGGTTTTTCTGTTTCGACTGTCCTAG